A DNA window from Gemmatimonadaceae bacterium contains the following coding sequences:
- a CDS encoding dehydrogenase E1 component subunit alpha/beta, translating into MATSTRTERTHASGLSREQLQQAFRVMLLSRRIDDKEIQLKRQNKIFFQISGAGHEAVLAAAGFLLRPAYDWFYTYYRDRALVLSLGMTPAEMLYEAVGAAIDPNSGGRQMPSHFGHKALNVVSNSSPTGTQFLQAVGCAEGIRRLTDLGLTDGVHGDEIVYVSSGDGTTSEGEFWESLNTATNLKLPIIYCIQDNQYAISVPVEVNTAGGSISKLVRSFPDLYVQEVDGCDFFASYEVMQRAVQHVRDRKGPAFVHAHVIRPYSHSLSDDEVLYRPPEERAADAARDPVTHFPRWLVDNGFATEEEIQAIRDDVDAQVLAATDDALGQPQPDASTVHYAVYSPDVDPTSESFDTEDDPQFSGNATTMVDLLNACMKDEMRRDPRIVVFGEDVADVSREAYMGKVKGKGGVFKVTHGLQQEFGSTRVYNSPLAEANIVGRAIGLAARGFKPVVEIQFFDYIWPAFMQIRDELATMRWRSNNAFTAPVVIRTTYGGYIRGAIYHSQTGASLFTHNPGLRVVCPATALDANGLLRTAIRCDDPVIFLEHKHLYRQTYNKAAYPGPNFMIPFGKAKIVRPGSDVTLVTYGATLQRALAAANQIAEEGISVEVIDLRTLSPWDEETVYASVKKTNRVIVSHEDSLSWGYGAEIAARIADECFAWLDAPVKRVASTDTFVGYAPQLEDAILPQIDDFSRAYRDVMNY; encoded by the coding sequence ATGGCTACTTCGACCAGAACGGAGCGGACGCACGCCTCTGGCCTTTCGCGCGAACAGCTTCAGCAGGCCTTCCGGGTCATGCTCCTGTCGCGCCGGATCGACGACAAGGAGATCCAGCTCAAGCGACAGAACAAGATCTTCTTCCAGATCTCCGGCGCCGGGCACGAAGCGGTGCTTGCCGCCGCGGGGTTCCTGTTGCGTCCCGCGTACGACTGGTTCTACACGTACTATCGCGATCGCGCCCTGGTGCTCAGCCTGGGGATGACACCCGCGGAGATGCTGTACGAAGCGGTGGGGGCAGCCATCGACCCCAACTCGGGCGGACGGCAGATGCCCTCGCACTTCGGGCACAAGGCGCTCAACGTCGTGAGCAACTCGTCGCCCACGGGGACGCAGTTCCTGCAAGCCGTAGGTTGTGCCGAGGGGATCAGGCGCCTCACCGACCTCGGCCTCACCGACGGGGTGCACGGCGACGAGATCGTGTATGTCTCCTCGGGCGACGGGACCACGAGCGAGGGCGAGTTCTGGGAGAGCCTCAACACGGCGACCAACCTCAAGCTCCCCATCATCTATTGCATTCAGGACAACCAGTACGCGATCTCGGTCCCGGTCGAGGTGAACACCGCCGGCGGCTCGATCTCGAAGCTGGTGCGCTCCTTCCCCGACCTCTACGTGCAGGAGGTCGATGGCTGTGACTTCTTCGCCAGCTACGAGGTGATGCAGCGCGCGGTGCAGCACGTCCGCGATCGCAAGGGGCCGGCCTTCGTGCACGCGCACGTCATTCGCCCGTACTCGCACTCGCTGTCGGACGACGAGGTGCTGTATCGTCCCCCCGAGGAGCGGGCCGCCGACGCGGCGCGCGACCCCGTCACGCACTTCCCGCGCTGGCTGGTCGACAACGGCTTCGCCACGGAAGAAGAGATCCAGGCCATCCGCGACGATGTCGACGCGCAGGTCCTCGCCGCCACCGACGACGCACTGGGCCAGCCACAACCCGACGCGAGCACGGTCCACTACGCCGTGTACTCGCCCGACGTCGATCCCACGAGCGAGTCGTTCGATACGGAGGACGATCCGCAGTTCTCTGGGAACGCGACGACGATGGTCGACCTCCTCAACGCCTGCATGAAGGACGAGATGCGGCGCGATCCGCGCATCGTCGTCTTTGGCGAGGACGTGGCGGATGTCTCACGCGAAGCCTACATGGGGAAGGTCAAGGGGAAGGGGGGCGTCTTCAAGGTCACGCACGGGCTGCAGCAGGAGTTTGGCTCGACGCGCGTCTACAACTCCCCGCTCGCCGAGGCCAACATCGTGGGCCGGGCCATTGGTCTGGCGGCGCGCGGCTTCAAGCCGGTGGTGGAGATCCAGTTCTTCGACTACATCTGGCCTGCCTTCATGCAGATTCGCGACGAACTCGCGACAATGCGCTGGCGGTCCAACAACGCCTTCACTGCGCCGGTGGTCATCCGCACCACCTACGGCGGCTACATCCGTGGCGCGATCTATCATTCGCAAACGGGGGCGTCGCTCTTCACGCACAACCCCGGGCTGCGCGTGGTGTGTCCCGCCACCGCGCTCGACGCCAACGGGCTGCTGCGCACCGCCATTCGCTGCGACGACCCGGTCATCTTCCTCGAGCACAAGCACCTCTACCGCCAGACCTACAACAAGGCAGCGTATCCCGGGCCGAACTTCATGATCCCGTTCGGCAAGGCGAAGATCGTGCGCCCCGGCTCGGACGTGACGCTGGTCACGTATGGTGCCACGCTGCAACGCGCCCTGGCCGCCGCCAACCAGATCGCCGAGGAAGGGATCTCGGTCGAGGTGATCGACCTGCGCACGCTGTCGCCGTGGGACGAGGAGACGGTCTACGCCTCGGTGAAGAAGACCAACCGCGTGATCGTCTCCCACGAGGACTCGCTCTCGTGGGGCTACGGCGCCGAGATCGCCGCGCGCATTGCCGACGAATGCTTTGCCTGGCTCGACGCGCCGGTGAAGCGCGTGGCCAGCACCGACACCTTCGTGGGATACGCCCCGCAGCTCGAGGACGCCATCCTCCCGCAGATCGACGACTTCTCGCGCGCCTATCGCGACGTCATGAACTACTGA
- a CDS encoding HIT family protein, whose product MSLPTKSCIFCDLINGAGEVSMCYEDSRAIAFMDVQPVNLGHVLVVPREHYESLSDIPPELAMHLFDVALRLSPVVRRLHGSDDLNLVVNSGGAAGQNVFHYHVHLIPRTVGDGFDIPLPFAGSTMPDRTLLDAMAARIIAELRDPVRQQIARRLSSIRV is encoded by the coding sequence ATGTCTCTCCCAACCAAGTCCTGCATCTTCTGCGACCTGATCAATGGGGCGGGAGAAGTCTCGATGTGCTACGAGGACTCCCGGGCGATCGCCTTCATGGATGTCCAGCCCGTGAACCTCGGCCATGTGCTCGTCGTGCCGCGCGAGCATTACGAGTCGCTGAGTGACATCCCGCCCGAATTGGCGATGCACCTGTTCGACGTTGCGCTTCGCTTGTCGCCCGTGGTGCGGCGGCTGCACGGGAGCGACGACCTCAACCTCGTGGTGAACTCCGGAGGCGCCGCGGGACAGAACGTCTTTCACTACCACGTGCACCTGATTCCACGCACGGTGGGCGATGGCTTCGACATTCCGCTGCCGTTTGCCGGCTCGACGATGCCCGACCGCACGCTTCTCGACGCGATGGCGGCACGGATCATCGCCGAGCTGCGCGACCCGGTGCGCCAGCAGATTGCCCGGCGGCTTTCGTCGATTCGGGTGTGA
- a CDS encoding HNH endonuclease — protein MPRGRRPDDARARQLHFRDAKRALKHAAMRDCGRRCVYCADRLALEAATLDHVYPLARGGNHAPGNVVTACARCNRLKGDMLPHEFFARHPWAGANFVRYARAVHRALKRGARRAVSLAYAA, from the coding sequence GTGCCGCGCGGCCGTCGCCCCGACGACGCGCGTGCGCGCCAGCTTCACTTCCGCGATGCCAAGCGCGCGCTCAAGCACGCGGCGATGCGCGATTGCGGTCGGCGGTGCGTGTACTGCGCCGACCGGCTCGCCCTCGAGGCGGCCACGCTGGACCACGTCTATCCTCTCGCCCGCGGCGGCAACCATGCGCCTGGCAACGTCGTCACGGCTTGCGCGCGTTGCAACCGGCTCAAGGGAGACATGCTGCCGCACGAGTTCTTCGCCCGGCATCCCTGGGCGGGGGCCAACTTTGTGCGGTACGCGCGAGCGGTGCACCGGGCGCTCAAGCGCGGTGCGCGACGGGCGGTGAGCCTGGCGTACGCGGCATGA